ATAGCCACCGCCCGCGAGCTCGATAGCCGGTTCAAGTACGTCCTTCAGGCGCAGCGTCCCATGGCCTCGCAGCAGCAGGAGCCAGGCGCTGAAAGCTCCGGGCACGCAAGCCGCGAGATGACCGGTGCCGGGCACCATATCAAGCCCAAGTTCGCGGAAACGCTCGGGGGTCGCGGTCGCCGGCGTCACGCCCTGCCCGCAAATTCCTTCGGCCTTTTCTGTCCTCGCATCATAGAAAAGGATGGGCACCTCGCCAGCGGGGCCGTTGAGATGGGGTTCAACGACCTGCAGCGCGAAGCCAGCGGCAACCGCCGCGTCAAAGGCATTGCCTCCCCGCTCCAGGATGCGCATGGCCGTGGCTGCCGCGAGCCAATGTGTTGCCGCGGCACAACCGAACGTGCCGCGGATTTCCGGCCGCGTGGTGAAGGGACCGTTGGAAAAGACCGTGACCATGGTTCAGGAACGGAAGTAATCGGGGCGTTTCAGGACAATGGAATGCAAGCTTGCCGAAAGGGGGCCGTCCGTTTCAGTCGCTGCCTTCGCGGCCGCCCAGGCAGGATCGTCGCGGAACTTGTCCCAGCCGGCTTTCATCGCCGTCTCATCAGCCCATTCCATTACATACCAGATCTCACGG
This portion of the Chelatococcus sp. YT9 genome encodes:
- a CDS encoding NIPSNAP family protein, whose product is MIYELRHYIPVAGKADALARRFEEHVFPLLAKYGLKVHDYWETTDGAREIWYVMEWADETAMKAGWDKFRDDPAWAAAKAATETDGPLSASLHSIVLKRPDYFRS